Proteins from one Candidatus Lernaella stagnicola genomic window:
- a CDS encoding PAS domain S-box protein — MNNAQLGETRRLFRIFDADPTPVLITDSQWIVLYANEAAVFLLETDASDLLQTKLNRLPQFQPLQSLFKQMDCSLQKADQFVSGRQWLDFAGRRAADIRVEKLGAFIDGEENLLWRIFVQTPYRPDAAMGSESAEMYRNLVEVASDGICIIQDEIVVYANPQLCAMVGWTALELLGMPFADHIDMDDVDKLRDLYSRHHGGARELGVIPIRVLHRDGTVVDVEIDGSIIPYKGKPATLVTLRDVTETLAAKRALERSEGRYRQVTESTTDIIWSYDLAEQCFSFFSNAAESILGYSPETDEHITLLHILPRDHADWVANQFEELIAQWPERDTLAFELQHYRKDRTKVWLEVNGRLVAEGTTDRPTMVVGVSRDVTDRHEAARQLVESEGRYRRLVTLVPELICVVQDGQFKFINEGGARILGAESPDELTGVDNERFVHPSYLEAVKKRTKKLIDEETETDVYTYLCRRLDGSDVYLETASIPFQFENRPALLSVGRDVTAHRHAAEALNYRMRLLKLITQITTRFIALDPEETDRAIEEALEEIGTFVGADRGYIYQYRAGGHVADNTHEWARDVLQRVKIDQQNVPIREEFPWWTESFSGEGIFLCRDIEELPPEADAEKELFRVQQVKSMAIVPLTYGDKVTGFFGFDDTKARRDWDEEAIALLRIAGVAFTNALTHKRANAALRESEETALSLLNATDALAVLTDRDGTILAVNEITAKILQCSADDLIRTDSLQALPERWHEQAKEIRRQVLADGKPYRNQHRIYGRWYLVNVQPVIDESGVVRRLSVYARDIHDLKRQEEELLEALRKAQEAELLKTRFLANMSHEIRTPLNHIIGLASVLLIQPDISAEEREGYLKIIKRGGQSMLELLTAILDLSKIESGRLEPKHTPFHVREWLEQQTERYSLQAGAKGLKFRSYCEDSVPGVVASDPVKIGQVLGNLVDNALKFTREGSVEVHLEGKPHEKGGWELIFRVVDTGIGIEPDKLTRVFDSFYQADDSSTREFRGAGLGLTISRELVRMLGGQIKVISKPGQGCTFTFTCHALSAREAD, encoded by the coding sequence ATGAACAACGCGCAATTGGGCGAAACTCGCCGCTTGTTTCGAATTTTTGACGCCGACCCGACGCCCGTGCTCATTACCGACAGCCAATGGATCGTTTTGTACGCGAACGAGGCCGCCGTGTTTCTCTTGGAGACCGACGCGTCGGATTTGCTTCAAACAAAACTGAATCGCTTGCCACAATTCCAACCTCTGCAGTCGCTGTTCAAACAGATGGATTGTAGTTTGCAGAAAGCCGACCAATTCGTGAGCGGCCGGCAATGGCTCGACTTTGCGGGACGCCGCGCCGCCGACATTCGCGTCGAAAAGCTCGGCGCTTTCATCGACGGCGAGGAAAACCTGTTGTGGCGTATTTTCGTGCAGACTCCCTACCGGCCCGACGCGGCTATGGGTTCGGAGAGCGCCGAGATGTACCGCAATCTCGTGGAGGTAGCGAGCGACGGTATCTGCATCATTCAGGATGAGATAGTTGTCTACGCGAATCCGCAACTGTGTGCGATGGTCGGGTGGACGGCCCTAGAGTTGCTCGGCATGCCGTTCGCGGACCATATAGATATGGACGACGTCGACAAATTGCGCGACTTGTATTCGCGTCACCACGGCGGCGCGAGGGAATTGGGAGTCATACCGATTCGCGTGTTGCATCGGGACGGCACGGTCGTGGATGTGGAAATTGACGGCTCAATCATCCCCTACAAAGGGAAACCCGCGACGTTGGTGACACTGCGCGATGTCACCGAAACCTTGGCGGCGAAAAGAGCGTTGGAACGTAGCGAGGGGCGCTATCGGCAGGTGACCGAAAGCACGACCGATATCATCTGGAGCTACGACCTTGCCGAGCAGTGCTTCAGCTTCTTCTCCAACGCGGCCGAAAGTATCCTGGGTTACTCACCGGAAACGGATGAGCACATCACGCTGTTGCATATCCTGCCGCGCGATCACGCCGATTGGGTGGCGAATCAGTTCGAAGAATTAATTGCTCAATGGCCCGAGAGGGACACCTTGGCGTTTGAATTGCAGCATTATCGCAAAGACAGAACCAAGGTGTGGCTAGAGGTTAACGGGCGCCTTGTAGCCGAAGGAACCACGGACCGCCCGACGATGGTAGTCGGCGTCTCGCGCGATGTGACCGACCGGCACGAAGCAGCGCGACAGCTCGTGGAAAGCGAGGGCCGGTATCGCCGCTTGGTGACCCTGGTTCCCGAGTTGATTTGCGTGGTTCAGGATGGGCAGTTCAAGTTCATCAACGAAGGCGGCGCGCGAATTCTCGGGGCGGAATCTCCGGACGAATTGACCGGCGTGGATAACGAACGCTTCGTACATCCGTCCTATCTGGAGGCCGTCAAAAAGCGAACGAAAAAACTGATCGACGAAGAAACAGAAACCGACGTCTACACGTATCTTTGCCGACGCCTGGATGGCTCGGACGTTTACTTGGAAACCGCTTCCATACCGTTCCAATTCGAAAACCGCCCGGCCTTGCTTTCGGTAGGACGCGACGTAACCGCGCATCGACACGCCGCCGAGGCGCTGAACTACCGCATGCGATTGCTCAAACTGATTACCCAGATCACGACTCGATTCATCGCCCTGGATCCGGAAGAAACCGATCGCGCTATTGAAGAGGCGCTGGAAGAAATCGGAACATTTGTGGGGGCTGATCGGGGCTATATCTACCAGTATCGCGCCGGGGGTCACGTCGCGGACAACACTCACGAATGGGCGCGGGATGTTTTGCAGCGCGTGAAGATAGACCAGCAAAACGTCCCCATTCGCGAGGAATTCCCTTGGTGGACCGAGAGTTTTTCCGGAGAAGGCATCTTCCTTTGCCGGGACATCGAAGAGTTGCCGCCGGAAGCCGACGCGGAGAAAGAACTGTTCCGGGTACAGCAGGTCAAGTCCATGGCCATCGTCCCGCTTACCTACGGCGACAAAGTGACCGGGTTTTTCGGATTCGACGACACAAAGGCCCGGCGGGATTGGGACGAAGAAGCCATCGCGCTGCTACGAATCGCGGGCGTCGCGTTTACCAACGCCCTGACTCACAAGCGCGCGAACGCCGCGTTGCGCGAAAGCGAAGAAACGGCGCTATCGCTGCTCAACGCTACCGACGCCCTGGCGGTATTGACCGACCGGGACGGTACCATTTTGGCCGTCAACGAGATCACCGCGAAGATCCTGCAATGCAGTGCCGACGATTTGATCCGCACAGACTCGCTGCAGGCGCTTCCGGAGCGATGGCATGAGCAGGCAAAAGAAATCCGTCGCCAAGTGCTGGCGGATGGGAAGCCCTATCGGAATCAACACCGCATTTATGGACGTTGGTATTTGGTTAACGTTCAGCCGGTGATCGACGAAAGCGGCGTGGTGCGGCGCTTGAGCGTCTACGCGCGGGACATTCACGATTTGAAAAGGCAGGAAGAGGAATTGCTCGAGGCTCTGCGCAAGGCGCAGGAAGCGGAACTGCTGAAGACACGGTTCCTGGCCAATATGAGTCACGAAATTCGAACGCCGCTCAATCATATTATCGGTTTAGCTTCGGTCTTGTTGATTCAACCGGATATCTCCGCCGAGGAGCGCGAAGGCTATCTGAAAATCATCAAACGAGGTGGGCAGTCGATGCTCGAACTGCTAACGGCGATTCTCGACCTTTCGAAGATCGAGTCGGGCCGCCTGGAACCGAAGCATACGCCTTTTCACGTCAGGGAATGGCTAGAGCAACAGACGGAACGGTATTCGCTGCAGGCCGGCGCTAAGGGCTTGAAGTTTCGCAGTTACTGTGAGGACTCGGTCCCCGGGGTCGTGGCGTCGGATCCGGTGAAGATCGGCCAGGTTCTGGGTAACCTCGTGGACAACGCATTGAAATTTACTCGCGAGGGATCGGTGGAAGTACATTTGGAAGGCAAACCGCATGAAAAGGGCGGTTGGGAATTGATCTTCCGGGTGGTCGATACGGGAATCGGGATTGAGCCGGACAAGCTGACTAGAGTCTTCGATTCGTTTTATCAGGCGGATGACTCATCGACTCGCGAATTTCGCGGCGCCGGTTTGGGCCTGACGATATCGCGCGAACTTGTGCGCATGTTGGGCGGTCAAATTAAGGTGATCAGCAAACCGGGACAGGGGTGCACGTTCACGTTCACTTGCCACGCGTTGTCCGCGCGCGAGGCCGACTAG
- a CDS encoding response regulator: MKDLSILIIEDDEVAAEILQNFVQNKFPDARVEWCWNGYEALVRVADFGPDLIFLDYMMPKIDGTLFLRDLKCLESKGACKVAIVSAYVDEDRRREFLDVGADYVVDKPIQIEEIHAILDEVVKQRA, from the coding sequence ATGAAAGATTTGTCAATTTTGATTATTGAAGACGACGAGGTGGCGGCCGAAATTCTGCAGAATTTCGTGCAAAACAAATTTCCGGATGCCCGCGTGGAATGGTGCTGGAACGGCTACGAGGCGTTGGTTCGGGTCGCCGATTTCGGACCCGACCTGATTTTCCTTGATTACATGATGCCGAAAATCGACGGCACCTTGTTTCTCCGAGACCTGAAATGCTTAGAAAGCAAAGGAGCGTGCAAAGTCGCCATCGTATCGGCGTACGTAGATGAAGATCGGCGACGCGAGTTCCTAGACGTCGGCGCGGATTACGTCGTGGATAAACCCATTCAAATCGAAGAAATTCACGCGATTTTGGACGAGGTGGTAAAGCAGCGCGCCTAG
- a CDS encoding type 1 glutamine amidotransferase domain-containing protein yields MSLKGKTVYVFAEDLYEEMELWVPVYRLREAGAEVFIIGTGSAREYKGKKGSYPVTVDGAAADFSGSHCDALIIPGGYAPDKLRRYKDIIRITREAFDNGVPVASICHGPWVLCSADVVRGKRVTASPAIRVDLENAGAIFLDEEVVVDGNLITSRHPDDLPAFNKAIIAAMRH; encoded by the coding sequence ATGAGTCTCAAAGGTAAGACGGTCTACGTTTTCGCGGAAGACCTGTATGAGGAAATGGAACTTTGGGTTCCCGTTTATCGCCTGCGGGAAGCCGGGGCGGAAGTGTTCATCATCGGCACGGGATCGGCCCGCGAATACAAAGGGAAAAAGGGCTCGTATCCGGTGACGGTGGACGGAGCCGCGGCGGATTTCTCTGGTAGCCACTGTGACGCGCTGATCATTCCCGGCGGTTACGCGCCCGATAAGCTGCGGCGGTACAAGGATATCATTCGCATCACGCGTGAAGCGTTCGACAACGGCGTTCCGGTCGCGTCGATTTGCCACGGTCCCTGGGTTCTGTGCTCGGCCGACGTAGTGCGGGGCAAAAGAGTCACTGCTTCACCCGCCATTCGCGTGGACTTGGAGAACGCCGGCGCAATCTTCTTGGACGAGGAAGTCGTAGTAGACGGTAACCTCATCACAAGCCGCCACCCCGATGACCTGCCGGCATTCAACAAGGCGATTATTGCCGCCATGCGTCATTAG
- a CDS encoding response regulator, with amino-acid sequence MKQTILVLSAENSAGRKIGKLLASDGYAVKYCHDARQALGIALHLQPDLVVCERDLPVINGRELARLFKSHEVLCNIPFLMVTRKMPPVEEMERAGMRIMADDFIELPAERAGLLKKIERWLTERNKPQTINQKMAGPLVNASQAKSGRPWNKGKVSPSSLSRLFLHLIHFGESGTLRFKGDRRQLKILIQSGSVVELKSNYIRDNTLGRFLIQVDKITPRENDASIRLSEEKGIPQGQALVMMNILNQNELDYYLAQQKILKVLQVFTAMWRGAAFHFAAERLSSRRYDLDPVPLVDILKRGILEFAEAETLQRAFARNRKESCVMELGQGHTEIMKELRLDPDLYHIADTLNNMSLHRLKETSSDRFETYMRVAFLPIMAKGLVFGDMFDPEEEAADDLLVREFELIGEPDDNVDPQLLDWNLEEYSTNLTEGRTFFNRGDFRGAHHFLEKALDLNPVSSEAVALMAWCIYELSGKQDITIIYEAKEMLKKAISLDDTNDEAYLLLGRIFKAEGKDSLAGTYFRRANEINPANEDARREVKLLQIKKRRSRDLGFRG; translated from the coding sequence ATGAAGCAGACAATACTTGTACTGAGCGCGGAGAATAGTGCAGGCCGGAAAATCGGGAAGCTCCTCGCGAGTGACGGTTACGCCGTTAAGTATTGTCACGATGCCCGACAGGCGCTGGGCATTGCACTGCACCTTCAACCAGATTTGGTCGTTTGCGAGCGTGATCTGCCCGTGATCAACGGTCGTGAATTGGCCCGCCTGTTCAAGAGTCACGAGGTTCTCTGCAACATTCCGTTTCTGATGGTCACTCGCAAAATGCCTCCCGTGGAAGAAATGGAGCGGGCCGGTATGCGGATTATGGCCGACGACTTCATCGAGTTGCCTGCCGAACGAGCCGGTCTGTTGAAGAAGATCGAACGCTGGTTGACGGAACGCAATAAGCCGCAAACCATCAATCAGAAGATGGCCGGTCCCCTCGTCAATGCGTCCCAAGCGAAGAGCGGGCGCCCCTGGAATAAGGGCAAGGTGTCGCCGTCCTCCCTGTCCCGCTTGTTTTTGCACCTGATTCATTTCGGGGAATCGGGAACGCTGCGCTTCAAGGGCGACCGACGCCAGCTAAAAATACTGATTCAATCCGGATCGGTAGTGGAACTGAAATCGAACTACATTCGCGACAATACGTTGGGTCGCTTTCTCATTCAGGTCGATAAAATCACACCGCGCGAAAACGACGCTTCCATACGCCTTTCGGAGGAAAAGGGGATTCCGCAGGGACAAGCGCTGGTGATGATGAACATTCTCAATCAAAATGAACTCGACTATTACCTGGCCCAGCAGAAGATCCTGAAAGTCCTACAAGTTTTTACCGCGATGTGGCGTGGCGCCGCTTTTCATTTCGCCGCCGAGCGCCTTAGTTCCCGACGATACGACCTCGACCCCGTCCCGTTAGTTGATATTCTCAAAAGAGGCATCCTCGAATTCGCGGAGGCTGAAACCCTGCAGCGAGCCTTCGCGCGAAACCGCAAAGAAAGCTGCGTTATGGAGTTGGGGCAAGGGCACACCGAGATCATGAAAGAGTTGCGGCTGGATCCAGACCTCTATCACATTGCCGATACCCTAAACAACATGAGCCTCCACCGTTTGAAAGAAACCAGTTCGGACCGTTTCGAAACATACATGCGTGTCGCGTTTTTACCCATCATGGCCAAAGGATTGGTTTTCGGCGACATGTTCGATCCCGAGGAGGAAGCGGCCGATGACCTCCTCGTGCGCGAATTCGAACTGATCGGCGAACCCGACGATAACGTCGACCCGCAACTTCTCGACTGGAACCTTGAAGAATACAGCACGAACCTAACCGAAGGCCGCACGTTCTTTAATCGCGGAGATTTTCGCGGCGCACACCACTTTCTCGAAAAAGCCCTCGATCTCAATCCCGTCAGCAGCGAAGCGGTAGCACTGATGGCTTGGTGCATTTACGAACTATCCGGTAAGCAGGACATCACGATTATCTATGAAGCCAAGGAGATGTTGAAAAAGGCGATTAGTCTTGACGACACCAACGACGAGGCGTATTTGCTGCTCGGCCGAATTTTCAAGGCAGAGGGCAAAGACAGTTTGGCCGGTACCTATTTTCGGCGCGCCAACGAGATAAATCCTGCCAACGAAGATGCGCGACGAGAAGTGAAGCTGCTCCAGATCAAGAAACGGCGATCCCGCGACCTGGGATTCCGTGGCTGA